Proteins from a genomic interval of Nasonia vitripennis strain AsymCx chromosome 3, Nvit_psr_1.1, whole genome shotgun sequence:
- the LOC103317441 gene encoding uncharacterized protein LOC103317441 isoform X1 codes for MSFHYFDQPSITSANAELVDITGDYQQFNQAHSLIEEEENMGTEIKEETIASENSRLTNIISNQQFDQPSTSSANAELIDITGDYEPFDLAHNLTIKEETMILENAGLANMHAQQSGQPLKKSRMKEVIQNVDRTNSIEPNYSTLLSMFPNVDAKYIRQICIKPPFNNEEGNSLVMLINHLLSYEEKIDEALISELNDEQNQTSEDYLLYFVKELEEEENKIKMDKILSEMLEAKDRQAMEEQKRNENLLNELLFSEFLQKDKVAVVEKMQILENILPDADPNILKKFVEKNHENANSLEEFVESNLQHKNYKKRDQYYARLRTKERIEEYTTGFDLERFIKQFPDPFEHFENPEREGAKQEKALNFLINRYNFDARYIDKVYAESKYNLSLADKNLQNISGIQPTAKSNIDSDNIPLLQEIAYIENKSHIRKYLDVIRKKEEQEMDLLRAQKLLLECQCCYDDVKPTECIECDNNHIFCKRCIIKGTDLALSNGEISVKCFRGAECTGEFSLNILRRVLSPHTFDIFLNKRQEFEIKAAKLDGLVNCPFCPYSMELAPQIQIFTCKNPECMKITCRLCKRMNHLPIKCEDVLDEHKGRLFVEEEMSKELIRYCPRCNTPFVKLHGCNYMTCRCGASMCYICKTPLQRGSNHFHCNNNSDQYEREQVELRRVQALTKLRQDFPDLKLPDV; via the exons ATGAGTTTTCACTATTTCGACCAACCATCAATAACTTCTGCGAATGCTGAACTTGTAGATATTACAGGTGATTATCAGCAATTTAATCAAGCGCACAGCTTGatagaagaggaagaaaacaTGGGTACAGAGATAAAAGAAGAAACCATAGCTTCAGAAAATTCGCGGCTTACAAATATTATAAGTAATCAGCAATTTGATCAACCGTCAACAAGTTCAGCCAACGCTGAACTTATAGATATTACAGGTGATTATGAGCCATTTGATCTAGCGCACAACTTGACAATAAAGGAAGAAACCATGATTTTAGAAAATGCTGGACTTGCAAATATGCATGCTCAACAATCTGGTCAACCATTGAAGAAATCCAGAATGAAGGAAGTAATTCAAAATGTTGACAGAACTAACAGTATCGAACCTAATTACAGTACATTACTAAGCATGTTTCCAAATGTAGATGCTAAATATATTAGACAAATTTGTATTAAGCCACCTTTTAATAATGAGGAAGGCAATAGTTTAGTTATGCTAATAAATCATCTCCTCAGTTATGAAGAGAAAATTGATGAAGCTCTTATTTCTGAATTAAACGATGAACAAAATCAAACAAGTGAAGATTACttgttatattttgttaaagaattagaagaagaggaaaataaaataaagatgGACAAAATCTTATCGGAGATGCTTGAAGCAAAGGATCGCCAAGCTATGGAAGAACAAAAACGAAATGAAAACTTGCTTAATGAGCTgcttttttcagaatttcttCAAAAGGATAAAGTTGCTGTTGttgaaaaaatgcaaattttggAAAACATCCTACCTGATGCTGACCCAAACattcttaaaaaatttgttgaaaaaaatcatgaaaatgctaaTTCATTAGAAGAATTTGTTGAATCTAATCTTCAACACAAGAACTACAAAAAAAGGGATCAATATTATGCACGATTGAGAACCAAAGAAAGAATTGAAGAATATACAACTGGGTTTGATCTAGAAAGATTCATTAAACAGTTTCCTGATCCATTTGAACATTTTGAAAACCCAGAAAGAGAAGGTGCCAAACAAGAAAAAGCATTAAACTTTTTGATAAACAGATATAATTTTGAT GCTAGATACATAGATAAAGTTTATGCAGAGAGTAAATATAACTTGAGTCTAGCTGACAAAAATTTACAGAACATAAGCGGCATTCAGCCAACTGCAAAATCAAATATTGATTCTGACAATATACCTTTGTTGCAAGAAATTGCATATATTGAGAATAAATCGCATATCAGAAAATATTTGGatgttataagaaaaaaagaagaacaagaaATGGATTTGTTAAGg GCCCAGAAACTTCTCTTGGAATGTCAATGTTGTTATGATGATGTCAAACCAACAGAGTGCATCGAATGTGATAATAATCacattttttgtaaaagatgTATAATTAAAGGAACAGACTTGGCTCTCTCAAATGGAGAAATTTCTGTTAAATGTTTTAGGGGGGCAGAATGTACTGGTGAATTTTCACTAAATATACTTCGAAGAGTTTTATCACCCCATACGttcgatatatttttaaataaacgacaagaatttgaaataaaagcTGCCAAGTTAGATGGATTAGTTAACTGTCCATTTTGTCCATATTCAATGGAGCTTGCCCctcaaatacaaatatttacttgCAAAAATCCAGAGTGCATGAAAATAACTTGCcg TCTGTGTAAAAGAATGAATCACTTACCTATAAAATGTGAAGATGTTCTTGACGAGCATAAAGGTAGATTATTTGTTGAAGAAGAAATGTCTAAAGAACTTATAAGATATTGTCCCAGATGTAACACGCCGTTTGTTAAACTACACGGATGCAACTACATGACATGTCGCTGTGGTGCATCAATGTGTTACATATGCAAAACACCTTTGCAGCGAGGCAGTAATCATTTTCATTGTAATAATAACAGCGATCAGTATGAACGAGAGCAAGTTGAATTGAGACGTGTACAAGCTCTTACAAAATTGCGTCAAGATTTTCCTGATCTTAAACTACCTGATGTATAG
- the LOC100122110 gene encoding THO complex subunit 7 homolog, with protein sequence MSDEEVIRRRLLIDGDGIGDDRRLNVLLKSFIKWVNNPETDHILHERMLSQLSQCEFAQKKSRLVSNMSQEELKNYEDLSKEIDVEIEEAKKSIETTKVELQEAKQVRKNRIEYDVLAKVINEQPDRLETDVKLATLQKELGTLKEKSQHLEHKLEMRRKQFHVLISSIHSLQGMLDESDEEIMDVSLEDVHSPKVTT encoded by the exons atgtccgacG aggaaGTTATTCGACGAAGGTTGCTGATCGATGGCGATGGCATTGGGGACGACAGGAGATTAAACGTCttattaaaatcgttcatCAAGTGGGTAAACAACCCTGAGACAGACCACATTTTACACGAAAGAATGCTGTCCCAGTTGTCTCAGTGCGAATTCGCACAGAAAAAATCGCGTCTGGTGTCGAATATGAGTCAAGAAGAATTGAAGAACTATGAAGACCTATCAAAAGAAATCGACGTGGAAATAGAAGAAGCTAAAAAGAGCATAGAGACGACAAAGGTTGAACTTCAAGAGGCCAAGCAAGTTAGAAAGAACAGAATTGAGTACGATGTCCTAGCTAAAGTTATTAACGAACAGCCTGATAGACTAGAGACTGATGTTAAACTGGCTACTCTTCAAAAGGAATTGGGAACACTAAAA GAAAAGTCGCAACACTTGGAACACAAACTTGAAATGAGGAGAAAGCAGTTCCACGTGCTGATATCTTCTATTCACTCTCTACAAGGAATGTTGGATGAATCTGATGAGGAAATAATGGATGTTAGTTTAGAAGATGTCCATTCTCCAAAAGTTACAACATAA
- the LOC100122153 gene encoding uncharacterized protein LOC100122153, giving the protein MENSSSVSKKARLAADPPNNKASTNNKIDIDELNGEYVLQHLMNNVCQYLNMYDLCHVAQVCKSWNMEVERELDKRLHHHFMVLPYLHSKELSDPSFHVSKILNNKPKVTILFPGTNHDVDDIQLEYDTFQTYRKQLPNNLIVVGAFEATMNSDVIHSCPLLIGSKIMDGYSPAGTLSLSLPMNEQLSIKQSCVFESAYLLKGKDIINDMILELRPTNSNTKSTLIIFAANHDELLDENEMTTLENLIKSSFPPNSYTLWGFATSDRIFASSKYEKSSQNVTENETRIVGLNLSGPNFESWSTVISTHSTKNEFIERLTNFKDRIQLKKNSIGLVTAPVIDHDDDDNDDDNNGGFMEDVKKIFPEIPFLGAFGKEDDYYFGIDPMSTDESNDIIGDDIISIMIFTYE; this is encoded by the exons atggaaaatagTTCAAGTGTTTCAAAAAAAGCAAGACTTGCAGCTGATCCTCCAAATAATAAAGCAAgcacaaataataaaatagacATAGATGAATTAAATGGAGAATATGTTCTCCAACATCTCATGAACAATGTATGTCAGTATTTGAATATGTATGATTTGTGTCATGTAGCACAAGTTTGCAA ATCATGGAATATGGAAGTTGAGCGAGAGCTGGATAAAAGGCTTCATCATCATTTTATGGTTCTACCATATTTGCATAGTAAAGAGTTGAGCGATCCTTCTTTTCACGTTTCTAAAATTCTGAATAACAAACCTAAAGTCACCATTTTATTCCCTGGTACCAATCACGATGTCGATGATATTCAATTAGAATATGACA CTTTTCAAACTTACAGGAAACAGTTACCAAATAATCTAATAGTTGTTGGAGCTTTTGAAGCAACAATGAACTCGGATGTAATACATAGCTGCCCTTTACTCATAGGTTCTAAAATTATGGATGGATACAGTCCTGCAGGAACTTTAAGTTTATCTTTACCCATGAATGAACAATTAAGCATTAAACAATCATGCGTATTTGAATCAGCTTATTTACTAAAGGGTAAAGACATAATTAATGACATGATTCTTGAGCTTCGACCTACTAATTCAAATACCAAGTCCACCCTCATTATATTTGCGGCAAATCATGATGAATTGTTGGATGAAAATGAAATGACTACTTtggaaaatttaatcaaatcctc cttTCCACCAAATTCTTACACACTATGGGGATTTGCGACATCAGATAGAATATTTGCTAGTAGCAAGTACGAAAAAAGTAGTCAAAATGTCACAGAGAATGAAACAAGAATTGTTGGTTTAAACCTTTCAGGACCAAATTTCGAATCTTGGTCTACTGTGATAAGTACTCACTCTAccaaaaatgaatttatagAAAGACTGACCAATTTTAAAGATagaatacaattaaaaaaaaatagcataGGTCTTGTAACTGCTCCAGTAATTGatcatgatgatgatgataacgatgatgataataatggTGGGTTTATGGaagatgtaaaaaaaatattccctGAAATTCCATTTCTTGGAGCTTTTGGCAAAGAAGACGATTATTATTTTGGAATAGACCCCATGAGCACTGATG AATCAAATGATATTATAGGCGATGATATAATATCcataatgatttttacatACGAGTGA
- the LOC100122135 gene encoding maternal B9.10 protein — protein MRNEITAAVLFLVQLIEKSEKFSPDQLDCFQQRLVELLMERFKNHWFPDKPFKGQGYRCIRVNGHNRRDATIERAANAAGVRYEDLSLPVELTLWVDPKEVCCRFGESKGSYCTLASFDDKENKVPLIMQRIEKIEKDEKQVNNEKPASTPVTVTPQQKSKPLGSANQNLSNSNNTNNNNSNNSSNSNNNSSSNNNNNSSSSSNNNNSNGPNNKRRNLNSPRLHLNRNRWFNHSFMGYGPHPMSQPWYNVMPPHFLGGPSPPPFIGHRASKWIHSSSYPTGPSRFHHWSPKATLKV, from the exons ATGCGCAACGAGATTACAGCAGCGGTGCTGTTCTTAGTGCAGCTGAtagaaaaaagcgaaaaatttAGTCCTGATCAGCTAGACTGCTTTCAACAACGACTGGTAGAATTACTGATGGAACGCTTCAAGAATCATTGGTTCCCTGACAAACCTTTTAAAG GTCAAGGATATCGTTGTATACGTGTTAATGGACATAATCGAAGAGATGCTACAATAGAAAGAGCTGCAAATGCTGCAGGGGTTCGATATGAAGATCTATCACTGCCAGTTGAGTTAACATTATGGGTTGATCCTAAGGAAGTTTGCTGCCGATTCGGAGAAAGTAAAGGCTCATATTGTACATTAGCTTCATTTGATGATAAAGAAAACAAAGTCCCTCTTATAATGCAACGCATTGAAAAGATAGAAAAAGATGAAAAACAGGTGAACAACGAG aaaccTGCTTCAACTCCTGTGACTGTTACTCCACAACAAAAATCTAAGCCACTGGGTTCAGCTAATCAAAATCTATCAAATTCAAATAACACTAACAATAATAACAGCAACAATAGCAGCAATTCCAACAATAACAGTAGCagcaacaataacaacaacagcagcagcagtagcaacaataataacagtaatggACCCAACAATAAGCGGCGCAACTTGAACAGCCCAAGGCTGCATTTGAACCGAAATCGTTGGTTCAACCATTCATTCATGGGCTATGGCCCACACCCGATGAGTCAGCCCTGGTACAACGTGATGCCGCCTCACTTTCTTGGCGGTCCCTCGCCGCCCCCTTTCATTGGTCACAGAGCCAGCAAGTGGATTCACTCGTCCTCATATCCGACCGGGCCCTCGCGTTTCCATCACTGGTCTCCTAAGGCAACTCTCAAAGTGTAA
- the LOC100122126 gene encoding thioredoxin-related transmembrane protein 1, giving the protein MSRVVRSIVVLLALALAGASIQKKTSWVDRLDEDNWDRMLTGEWMVEFYAPWCPACKALEEIWESLAFQKKELGINVGKVDVTDAPGLSGRFMVTALPTIYHVKDGVFRQYKSPRDKDSLVEFVTKKTWQKVDPVSSWKSPTSIQMSIISQFFRISQVLRGIHNKLMEDFGLPTWGSYLIFAIATIVLGAILGLLIVCIIDFIYPPKDLMYQVKKKQKGDSGGFMTEKSTGDDELMDGVKDDLVDEDGSDSEEKSENDKTDKESKSSPNSPNVRKRRARKAD; this is encoded by the exons ATGTCGCGTGTCGTCCGGAGTATCGTCGTCCTGTTGGCGCTTGCCCTAGCCGGGGCCAGTATCCAGAAGAAGACCAGCTGGGTCGACAGGCTCGATGAGGACAACTGGGATCGCATGCTCACGGGCGAATGGATGGTCGAATT CTACGCACCATGGTGTCCAGCCTGCAAGGCCCTCGAAGAGATATGGGAAAGCCTTGCTTTCCAGAAGAAAGAACTGGGTATCAATGTTGGTAAGGTGGACGTGACTGATGCCCCTGGACTCAGTGGACGCTTTATGGTCACTGCACTGCCAACAATTTACCA cgTGAAAGATGGAGTTTTCAGACAATACAAAAGCCCAAGAGACAAAGACTCCCTAGTTGAATTTGTCACCAAGAAAACATGGCAGAAGGTGGATCCGGTATCAAGCTGGAAGAGTCCGACGTCAATTCAAATGTCCATCATCAGTCAATTTTTCAGAATATCACAAGTACTGAGG GGGATCCATAACAAATTGATGGAAGACTTTGGCCTGCCAACTTGGGGAAGTTATCTGATATTTGCTATTGCAACAATAGTTTTGGGAGCTATTTTGGGCTTG TTGATTGTTTGCATCATCGATTTCATCTACCCACCAAAGGACCTGATGTACCAggtaaaaaagaaacaaaaaggAGACAGTGGTGGTTTCATGACTGAAAAAAGTACGGGCGACGACGAACTGATGGATGGAGTCAAGGACGACCTTGTCGATGAAGATGGCAGCGATTCAGAAGAGAAATCGGAAAACGACAAGACCGACAAGGAAAGTAAATCTTCACCGAACAGCCCTAATGTCCGCAAGCGCAGGGCACGCAAGGCTGATTAG
- the LOC103317441 gene encoding uncharacterized protein LOC103317441 isoform X2, which produces MSFHYFDQPSITSANAELVDITGDYQQFNQAHSLIEEEENMGTEIKEETIASENSRLTNIISNQQFDQPSTSSANAELIDITENAGLANMHAQQSGQPLKKSRMKEVIQNVDRTNSIEPNYSTLLSMFPNVDAKYIRQICIKPPFNNEEGNSLVMLINHLLSYEEKIDEALISELNDEQNQTSEDYLLYFVKELEEEENKIKMDKILSEMLEAKDRQAMEEQKRNENLLNELLFSEFLQKDKVAVVEKMQILENILPDADPNILKKFVEKNHENANSLEEFVESNLQHKNYKKRDQYYARLRTKERIEEYTTGFDLERFIKQFPDPFEHFENPEREGAKQEKALNFLINRYNFDARYIDKVYAESKYNLSLADKNLQNISGIQPTAKSNIDSDNIPLLQEIAYIENKSHIRKYLDVIRKKEEQEMDLLRAQKLLLECQCCYDDVKPTECIECDNNHIFCKRCIIKGTDLALSNGEISVKCFRGAECTGEFSLNILRRVLSPHTFDIFLNKRQEFEIKAAKLDGLVNCPFCPYSMELAPQIQIFTCKNPECMKITCRLCKRMNHLPIKCEDVLDEHKGRLFVEEEMSKELIRYCPRCNTPFVKLHGCNYMTCRCGASMCYICKTPLQRGSNHFHCNNNSDQYEREQVELRRVQALTKLRQDFPDLKLPDV; this is translated from the exons ATGAGTTTTCACTATTTCGACCAACCATCAATAACTTCTGCGAATGCTGAACTTGTAGATATTACAGGTGATTATCAGCAATTTAATCAAGCGCACAGCTTGatagaagaggaagaaaacaTGGGTACAGAGATAAAAGAAGAAACCATAGCTTCAGAAAATTCGCGGCTTACAAATATTATAAGTAATCAGCAATTTGATCAACCGTCAACAAGTTCAGCCAACGCTGAACTTATAGATATTACAG AAAATGCTGGACTTGCAAATATGCATGCTCAACAATCTGGTCAACCATTGAAGAAATCCAGAATGAAGGAAGTAATTCAAAATGTTGACAGAACTAACAGTATCGAACCTAATTACAGTACATTACTAAGCATGTTTCCAAATGTAGATGCTAAATATATTAGACAAATTTGTATTAAGCCACCTTTTAATAATGAGGAAGGCAATAGTTTAGTTATGCTAATAAATCATCTCCTCAGTTATGAAGAGAAAATTGATGAAGCTCTTATTTCTGAATTAAACGATGAACAAAATCAAACAAGTGAAGATTACttgttatattttgttaaagaattagaagaagaggaaaataaaataaagatgGACAAAATCTTATCGGAGATGCTTGAAGCAAAGGATCGCCAAGCTATGGAAGAACAAAAACGAAATGAAAACTTGCTTAATGAGCTgcttttttcagaatttcttCAAAAGGATAAAGTTGCTGTTGttgaaaaaatgcaaattttggAAAACATCCTACCTGATGCTGACCCAAACattcttaaaaaatttgttgaaaaaaatcatgaaaatgctaaTTCATTAGAAGAATTTGTTGAATCTAATCTTCAACACAAGAACTACAAAAAAAGGGATCAATATTATGCACGATTGAGAACCAAAGAAAGAATTGAAGAATATACAACTGGGTTTGATCTAGAAAGATTCATTAAACAGTTTCCTGATCCATTTGAACATTTTGAAAACCCAGAAAGAGAAGGTGCCAAACAAGAAAAAGCATTAAACTTTTTGATAAACAGATATAATTTTGAT GCTAGATACATAGATAAAGTTTATGCAGAGAGTAAATATAACTTGAGTCTAGCTGACAAAAATTTACAGAACATAAGCGGCATTCAGCCAACTGCAAAATCAAATATTGATTCTGACAATATACCTTTGTTGCAAGAAATTGCATATATTGAGAATAAATCGCATATCAGAAAATATTTGGatgttataagaaaaaaagaagaacaagaaATGGATTTGTTAAGg GCCCAGAAACTTCTCTTGGAATGTCAATGTTGTTATGATGATGTCAAACCAACAGAGTGCATCGAATGTGATAATAATCacattttttgtaaaagatgTATAATTAAAGGAACAGACTTGGCTCTCTCAAATGGAGAAATTTCTGTTAAATGTTTTAGGGGGGCAGAATGTACTGGTGAATTTTCACTAAATATACTTCGAAGAGTTTTATCACCCCATACGttcgatatatttttaaataaacgacaagaatttgaaataaaagcTGCCAAGTTAGATGGATTAGTTAACTGTCCATTTTGTCCATATTCAATGGAGCTTGCCCctcaaatacaaatatttacttgCAAAAATCCAGAGTGCATGAAAATAACTTGCcg TCTGTGTAAAAGAATGAATCACTTACCTATAAAATGTGAAGATGTTCTTGACGAGCATAAAGGTAGATTATTTGTTGAAGAAGAAATGTCTAAAGAACTTATAAGATATTGTCCCAGATGTAACACGCCGTTTGTTAAACTACACGGATGCAACTACATGACATGTCGCTGTGGTGCATCAATGTGTTACATATGCAAAACACCTTTGCAGCGAGGCAGTAATCATTTTCATTGTAATAATAACAGCGATCAGTATGAACGAGAGCAAGTTGAATTGAGACGTGTACAAGCTCTTACAAAATTGCGTCAAGATTTTCCTGATCTTAAACTACCTGATGTATAG